From the Triticum urartu cultivar G1812 unplaced genomic scaffold, Tu2.1 TuUngrouped_contig_8862, whole genome shotgun sequence genome, one window contains:
- the LOC125532035 gene encoding calcium-dependent protein kinase 18-like: MLNAAYSNGGFPSAPVPDTKLAERLCEGGELLDHILAKKDSRYSEKDAAVVVRQMLKVAAECHLHGLVHRDMKPENFLFKSLKEGSPLKATDFGLSDFITPGKQFRDIVGSAYYVAPEVLKRKSGPESDVWSIGVITYILLCGRRPFWDKTEDGIFKEVTLPKLS, from the exons CAACGCCGCCTACAGCAATGGTGGTTTCCCCTCTGCTCCCGTGCCCGATACAAAGCTCGCT GAACG ATTATGTGAGGGTGGTGAGTTGCTTGACCACATATTAGCCAA AAAAGATAGCCGTTATAGCGAAAAAGATGCTGCAGTAGTTGTACGACAGATGCTCAAGGTTGCAGCTGAGTGCCATTTGCATGGTTTGGTTCACCGAGATATGAAACCTGAG AACTTCCTCTTCAAGTCATTAAAGGAGGGCTCCCCCCTCAAGGCTACAGATTTTGGCCTTTCAGACTTTATAACACCAG GGAAGCAGTTTCGTGACATTGTTGGAAGTGCCTACTATGTAGCACCAGAAGTGCTTAAGCGCAAGTCAGGGCCGGAATCCGATGTTTGGAGCATTGGTGTTATTACATATATTCTGTTGTGCGGAAGACGACCTTTCTGGGACAAAACTGAAGATGGAATCTTTAAAGAGGTAACTTTACCTAAACTATCATGA